The Cryobacterium sp. SO1 genomic sequence CGCCTGTCGCCGCCTGAACCCTCGAAATCGAGGTGCCACCACGGTAACCACGACCGCCGACACAAACGCCGGGCTGCGCATTGAGTTGCAGACTTCCGGCCTTCGTTTTGTCGGGGAAGGCAGGAAGTCCGCAATTGGACGCGCGGAGGGCGGCTCAGGCGCCGGTGTGCGCCTCGATGACCGCGCGCATCCGCGGCAGGGCGTACTGGTCGGCGATCTGGATGCCGGAGTGGCTGCCGAGATCGGGGTCGGCGCCGGCCTCGAGCAGGTCGAGCAGGATCGCTTCGTTGCCCCGGAACACGGCGCAGGCCAGCGCCGTCTGCCCCATGCCGTTCACCACGGCGGTGTCGGCGCCGCGGCCCAGCAGGTTTTGCACGGTCTCCCGGTGCTGCCCGTACACGGCCACGACCAGCAGGCTGTCGCCGCGGCCGTTGACCAGGTCAAGGGGCACGCCGGCGTCGAGCATCTCGGCCAGCGGGCCGGTGCGGCCGTCTCTGGCCAGCTCGAAGACACCCTCGACAACGGCAGCGGGCGTCTCGGCCACCGGCTGGTCCTGGTGAGCTGTCATTGTCGTCTCCGCTTGTTTAGAACATTGGACCCGCCAGGCTCCGCAGCCTGCCCGCCCCGGCAATGCCCCCAATCCTAACCAACCGCTCCGGCCCACCTGCCGTGGGCCGCCCCGCCGGGCGGGGTGCACAACTCCTGCAGAATCTCCGCGGTCGGGTGCGGGTGCAACGCAGAAGGACCGCAGCCCGGCGGCCGCGGTCCTTCTGATTCAGTGGTGGAGCTAAGGAGATTCGAACTCCTGACCTTCTCATTGCGAACGAGACGCGCTACCAACTGCGCCATAGCCCCAGACTGCGTACTTACGTTATCACGCGAGCGCGAGCCGTCCGAACCGTTCGCGTCCGTCAGCCGACGGCGCGGCGGCGGCGCAGCACGTCGTCGAGATCGGTCATGCCGGGTTCGGTGTCGCCGATGATGCCCATGTTCGCGAACCGGCTCGGCGCCGCCTGCGGGGCGGCCTTCGCGGCGGTCGCGGCGGTGGCGGCCGCGGCGGTGGCGGCCGCGGCGCGGGCGACGACGGGGCGGGTGATCGGGGTGACCTCTGACGGGGCGATGGCCTCCGCCATGGCCAGGGCGCGGCGCTGCAGCTCCGCTTCGGCGGCGGCCTGGCGCAGCTGGGCGGCGGCATCCACCGACGCCATCGCGGCCTGGGCGATCGAGCCCGGAGACAGGTGCAGGGGCTTGGGCAGTGGCTGCGGGGTCCACGGGCTGGGCTGGGCGACGGGGACCTCGGCGACGAAGTTCACGGGTTCAAAGCGCTGGCCGCGGGCACCGACGGGCGCTCGGCGGCCGGCGGCCGCGTCGGCATCCGTTGCGGCGCGCGGGGAGCGGGCAGATCGGCTCACCGCGGCCAGACGACC encodes the following:
- a CDS encoding ankyrin repeat domain-containing protein; this translates as MTAHQDQPVAETPAAVVEGVFELARDGRTGPLAEMLDAGVPLDLVNGRGDSLLVVAVYGQHRETVQNLLGRGADTAVVNGMGQTALACAVFRGNEAILLDLLEAGADPDLGSHSGIQIADQYALPRMRAVIEAHTGA